The DNA segment CTAGTAGCTCTCTATTTGCCTCTGGCTGAATTGCACCAAGTTCATCTAAAACCTTGACTAGTTCTATTCCGTCCAGCCTAGTTAAAGCCACGTAAGCCCTAATTAATTTATTTCTAGTATCTTTATCCATTTTACCTACCATTCCGAAATCGTAAAGAACTAAATTGCCTTCATCATCAACTCCTATATTTCCAGGGTGAGGATCAGCGTGAAAATACTCCTTTTCAAGTAACATTACCATAAATGTCCTAAATACCTTATAAGATAAAGTCTCTGGCGGTATGATTTTCTTTGCCTCTTCAGAAGTTACCTTATATGATTTAACATACTCCATTATTAAAACTCTTTTTGTTGCGTAAATAGGTTGAGGAATTTTAACGTCAGGAAAATTTAATTCCTCTTTTATTTTCCTCATGTAGAATTCCTCCTTAGTAAAGTCCATTTCATCAAAAATTCTGGATGAAAAATCATCAATTATTGCCTTAGCACTCTCGTAGAAGGATTCATCAAAAATGTACTTAAGAAAAGGTACTAAAGTTTTCATTGCCTTTATGTCTTCCTCAACTTCCTTCCTTATATTAGGTCTATTAACCTTTAATACTACCTTTTTACCGTCAAGGTCTGCTAAGTAAACTTGAGCAATGCTAGCTGAAGCTATTGGATTTGGATTAATATTTAACCTCTTTAGAAATTCATCTCCTAAATCTTCCTTAATCTCTTCATAAACTTCCTCCCAGGGTGCAGGAGGTACGTTATCTTGCAGTCTAGATAAGACCTTTAAGTAAGCCTCTGGAAGTAAGTCAGAATGAACTGATAAAATCTGTCCGAGTTTAATGAATGCAGGACCAAGAGAAACTAAAGTATTTAGCATTTTTTCTGCTTCTTTTTCAATATCTTTTTCATTAACTTTTTTATTTTCTAAAGTTAATCTCCTATAGTGCCTAAGCATTAGTACCCGTGGAAACAGCTTAAAACCTACGTAAAGCGTTCTAAACATGAATTTTATTATTCCCAAAAGATATTAAATATGCACTCTCCTTCTTTTATTAACCGCTAAAGTAAAATTGTATTATGGAGTGGAAAATAACAAGTAAAAAACTCGAAGTCGACAATAAAAAAGATTACTCTTGTCTAGTAGATGATATAGCAAATTCAGAGAAAATAAAGGAACTAAGTAAAAAATACAATATACCAGAAAATATTATTCATGAATTTATCTCACAATTCCTAATAAAAGTTTTTAAAGAAAAGAAAAATACTGAGGAAGAGATAATAGAAAAATTCTCAATGCCTAGGGAAATAGTTGATGAAGTTAAGAGGCAAGCTTCCTCTTCTCTTTCCCTTCAATAAAATTTTAATTATTTTCAATACACTTCTTGTTTAGAGGCCCCGTCTGATCTGTGACGAACCTTCAGCGGGCTGAGCGTGATGAAATATTCCATATAAAGTCACTGCGCCCACTGTTGAAGAAATGATTATGAATAAATAAGCTAAGAATGGGCTTAACAGAAATATGTAGTTAAATATTACGCTACCTAGAAAGCCTGCTACAGCTTTTCCAGTATATAATATTCCATTATTTACAGTAGAATATCTAGTCCCAAAAACTATTCCAGACACATTAAAATACAAAGTTATTACGGCACCTCCGGCTAAGCCTATTATTACAACTGCAGGAATTATTTGACTAAATAAAAGAGAAGCTCCTCCCAATATGATGATTGTATCCACGATTACAGTAGTTTTTATTACTCCTAATTTATCAGCAATATGACCAAATATTGGCCTTCCTGAGCCGCTTAATATCGGAAAAATTGAAATCAATATTGACAGTTCTTGAAAAGGCAAGGCTTTACCAATTATTGATAATGAAGAAGAAATAACGAGTAAAGGAATAGTTGCAGTAACAAAGGATAAATAAATAAACCAAAAAGTTCTGCTTAATACTGCCTCTTTAGGTGATTTTCCGCTCTCTAATTTGGGATATTCAATAAGCAAGGAAAGTATTGGGAGAATTATCAATTCTGTTAATCCTATAATAAGAGTTACTAATCTAAAATTTCCAGACATCAGTATAAAAGGATTGGCGAAAGCCGAACCTAATCCAAAACCTAAAGAGACTAAACCGGTAGCAAAAGCCATTCTCTTTTTAAACCATTTCACTGCCAGATTTGAAGCTATCCCATAAAGTATTCCTTCGCCTATACTACCTAAAGACCAAAATATGAAAAAAATGTAAACGCTTGGAGAGAAAGAAGTTCCTAAGAATCCTAAAGCAGAGAGTATTGATGAAAGCAACGCAACTTTTCTAGGTCCGATTTTATCTGCAAAATTTCCTCCTAATGGTTGAAAGCCGGAAGAAAATATTGTAAATAAGGAGAACCCAAGGGAAATTTCAACTATACTGACGTTAAATCCTTCCCGTAATAAAGGCTCTAAAGCATTCCACGAGTATTGGTATAATGAATTAAAAGACATTATTATGAAACCTATTATAATAAATTTCTCCTTTCTCACAGGAATAATTTAAGTCAATAATATAAATGCTTTTACTCTTTATTCATGAATATACAATATAAATTTCTCAATTTTACTTTCTACTTTATATTTAACATAGTTTATTACATTTTTAGATACAAGACTTAAATATCATTTTTATATAAATCTCTGTATGTCAAGAGAGATCTTCTTTTTGGCACTTATTATTCTTACAGTTATTACACCCTTGAGCATCTGCAATTTTCATGTGCTCCAGCGAATGCCGGGAGAACCTCCACCTGTAATAAAAACTTACGCTGTAGCTTATCCTATTTTTGAAAAATATGTGTCCTTAAATAATTGTTGTCAAGAGATTGTTGTTCAAGACAATTGTCCTGGCATTTATTGTTTATATGTTTTCACTCCTCAAACATATTGCTTATGGAGTTTAGGTCATTCTGAAAATGCAATTTTTTCAACTCAAATAACTAAAGGCACATACGTTATTCCATTAAATAAAGGCAATTACGTTGTAGTAATAAACCATTTCTTAGGTAAGGATAGTAACATTAATGTAAATGTTGAAGCTAGATCTTTTTGCTCCTATATAATGTCTAATAGATTAGCTTCTCCTAAAGGTATTGTTTCTTATGGGATTTATGATTATGCTGGAGAATTACAGAATTATTGTATAAGAACTAAGTCAATTTTGGGTTATTTTAATATTTCTTGTTTTGAGCCTAAAGGATGCTTGGCAAGTTTACAATTAAATGCAGTTCTTTTAATTAATGGTAGTAATGACTATGAATACTTCCTTCAAAATATTATTAAATTTGAGAACTGCTTCCACTGGTTTTACTTAGAAGATAATATATGGAATTTCAGTTCGTACAGAGCAAACATCTATCACGTAGAAGGAAAAGGTATAATAAACAGTTATTGTGATAGAAAATACTATTGTTATTCTCCGCCATGCCTTTATGATATTAAATATAGCTTACCCCTTGCTGGCTACTTAATAATTAACGTGACTACAGTTCAAGGAAAAGGAGTATATGTAACGTTCGGTTTTTCTAACATTCAAAATGGGCAAAAAATACTCCCACCCGTATTTACTTACTACGATAAAGTATTCATAAGTTGCCCTAACGTTAATTCAGCATGCATTGTAATAAAGCCTGCCTTTACTAAGAGCTTAAACGCGTTTTCTGCAGGTTTAGTTTTCGGATCATATGAGCAACTTTCTACAGTCGAGTTTAACAATTTAAATTCTACACTAGCGTTACTTTATTGTAATCAAGGATGGAAACCAGTACCCTCCTTTTTATCTTATTGCGTGAATAGCTTGGAAAGTGCTTGTAACTTAGATTTTAAGGCAGGCAAATGTGAAATATTTGTTTCAACTAACTTACAATGCTCTAACAACTTAATTATTGATATGCCCCATGTCAGCGTCCCATTTACTTTCGTTGATTATAATGGTAAAGCAATTTATATTCAGAAACCGTTGAATATAAGTTTTCCTAAAACAATTTATATATGTAAATATACAAAAGAATGCCTTTGCAAAATCTGTATATGTATTAATGGATTTAGACAGCCAATAGAGAATGGTTATATAATATATCCTAAATGTTATTTTAATACGATCAATATATCTGCATTTTATAATACTTATTACTTCGTAAAGATCTTGTACCCCAATGGAACTCTTTGCGCTTGGATTTTACAAGGCTCAAAAATATGTTTACCCAGAATAATTCAGTTATGTGACCTAGCTAGATATCTCTTACTCCCAGAACAAAATACGACCATTATAATAACAGAGCCGCAGGTAATTAGTCCAAAATATGAACTACAATATCTAGTTAATATTAATTATGTTAACAATGGTACGAAAATTGAAGAATGGGTAAATAATGGAACTATAATACAGATTCCAAAGGTAATATACATAAACTCAACAACAAGATACTATTTGAATTCAACTACAAATAAAATAGTAGTCTTAAAGCCTATGAATATTTCCTTAAAATATGAACTACAATATCTAGTGACAAAGTACCTTCTTAATGGTACGAAAATTGAAGAATGGGTAAATAATGGAACTATAATACAGATTCCAAAGGTAATATACATAAACTCAACAACAAGATACTATTTGAATTCAACTACAAACTTGTTTATAATAGATAGCCCAATTATAATAAAGCCAATGTATATTTTACAGTATTATGTTAAAATTATATTACCAAACGAAACTATAGAAAAATGGGTAAAAGACGGATGCGTAATAACTTTTCCACAATATATTTACATATCAAATTGTGAAAGATATGTATTAAATTCCACACAATTCATTATAATACATTCTCCAACACTGGTAAAACCAGTATATATTAAACAATATTTAGTTAAAATTAATGGTGTATCCTATTGGTACAATGAGGGGACTAAGTTACTTATTAAAATAGTAACTACACCGTTCTTTATAGTAAAATGGGTAGGATCTATAAAAGTAACTAACGGAGAGATAATAACCATTAATGGACCGTTAGACCTTAAAGCAGAAATACTGATAAACCCATTATTTGAATACCTTGGTATAGCCGGTATAATAACTATAATAGCACTTGCTATTACTAATGTAATTAGACATAAATCCAAGTGATTCTATTTTAATATTGTAACAATATTTAATTGTTTATTATCTAACAAAATTTATAAGTATGAATAATATAAATGATACTATGGTTAAATACTGTCCAAGATGCGGAACCCAGGTACCAGATGATGCAAGGTTCTGTCCTAAATGCGGATTTGATTTTTCCACACTACAGCAACCATCACAACAGCCAACTCAACCGCAAATTCAACCATTAATCGATACCGCTACAAGAGTATCTAGATATATACCGACTCTAACAAAGTATGGTAAATTATTGGTAATCTTGGCTATTATATTTGAAGGACTAACAACTATATTATTTACGGTGGATGCGCTTACATCCTCAGCTAAATATTCCGGCAGTGCAACAACAATAGCAATAGATTCGCTTTTAATGATCTCGGCAATATTTTACCTAATAGCTCCCATCTTTTCATTTCCAGTTAAGGGATTAGAAGTTAAGAAATTGACTATAATATTGGGAATATTTGCATTTTTGTTGCTAGCAATTTCATATATACTCATAGCAAAAGAAACAAGTTCATCATCAATTGTAGTGAGAGGATTAACAATTTACGGAGTTCCATTATGTGATAACATTACTGCTGGAATAATTATCTTAATAGGCGTCATATTTATAATACTAAGCATTTTCATGGACTTAGGGCAACTAGTGAACTCTATAATCCAAGTTGTAGGAATAATTCTAATCTATGCATATACGTATTACAATAACTTCAACTTTGAATCGTTCCTTTGGGGGGTAGCGGTTAGCATAGTAATCATATTCAACTTAATTCCATATTTCTATAAAGGAGAATACGCAAAAATGATTGTATCGATAGGTTATAGTATAGGCATACTAATATTTACAATAGGGACATTAATTACGGGTATTTCACAAGTATCTGCAGGAGCACCATCATCTTATTCTTCAGCATTACTGCATGCAATGTACGGTACATATCTTACAGCTGGAGTTTTAGGGATATTAGCAGGAGCGCTTGGAATTCTTGACTCTATATTTATGTTAATCTACGCAATAACAATGAAGTCATCCCCACCAATGTAATTTTTTAACACGTATGGATACTCTATTCATATGAAAAGAATTGTAACACTCGACCCAGCAACTACGGAAATAGTGTCATTTCTAGACGGAACATCTAGGATTGTGGGAGTCCCAGAAGATGCAGATTATCCAGAGGAAGTTAAACATAAAGTAAAGGTAACTAGAAAGCTCGTGAACATCGATAACTCCTTACCGTCAGAAGTAATTGATGAAATAGTAAGGAGA comes from the Acidianus infernus genome and includes:
- a CDS encoding ABC1 kinase family protein, which produces MFRTLYVGFKLFPRVLMLRHYRRLTLENKKVNEKDIEKEAEKMLNTLVSLGPAFIKLGQILSVHSDLLPEAYLKVLSRLQDNVPPAPWEEVYEEIKEDLGDEFLKRLNINPNPIASASIAQVYLADLDGKKVVLKVNRPNIRKEVEEDIKAMKTLVPFLKYIFDESFYESAKAIIDDFSSRIFDEMDFTKEEFYMRKIKEELNFPDVKIPQPIYATKRVLIMEYVKSYKVTSEEAKKIIPPETLSYKVFRTFMVMLLEKEYFHADPHPGNIGVDDEGNLVLYDFGMVGKMDKDTRNKLIRAYVALTRLDGIELVKVLDELGAIQPEANRELLAKGIELFLKTFQGVTPETLKVEDFISAANEVFYRFPLRLPQKLVLYIRTTSTLGGTCITIYPEFNFFSNLVKLIEDEDLVIPALIDQVKDTLSSLARKFRTSLLERPVIERKNNTGGEYYLSLGIAILSILSYIFTKNITLALLLIIFALIIKR
- a CDS encoding OFA family MFS transporter, which codes for MRKEKFIIIGFIIMSFNSLYQYSWNALEPLLREGFNVSIVEISLGFSLFTIFSSGFQPLGGNFADKIGPRKVALLSSILSALGFLGTSFSPSVYIFFIFWSLGSIGEGILYGIASNLAVKWFKKRMAFATGLVSLGFGLGSAFANPFILMSGNFRLVTLIIGLTELIILPILSLLIEYPKLESGKSPKEAVLSRTFWFIYLSFVTATIPLLVISSSLSIIGKALPFQELSILISIFPILSGSGRPIFGHIADKLGVIKTTVIVDTIIILGGASLLFSQIIPAVVIIGLAGGAVITLYFNVSGIVFGTRYSTVNNGILYTGKAVAGFLGSVIFNYIFLLSPFLAYLFIIISSTVGAVTLYGIFHHAQPAEGSSQIRRGL
- a CDS encoding thermopsin family protease; translated protein: MSREIFFLALIILTVITPLSICNFHVLQRMPGEPPPVIKTYAVAYPIFEKYVSLNNCCQEIVVQDNCPGIYCLYVFTPQTYCLWSLGHSENAIFSTQITKGTYVIPLNKGNYVVVINHFLGKDSNINVNVEARSFCSYIMSNRLASPKGIVSYGIYDYAGELQNYCIRTKSILGYFNISCFEPKGCLASLQLNAVLLINGSNDYEYFLQNIIKFENCFHWFYLEDNIWNFSSYRANIYHVEGKGIINSYCDRKYYCYSPPCLYDIKYSLPLAGYLIINVTTVQGKGVYVTFGFSNIQNGQKILPPVFTYYDKVFISCPNVNSACIVIKPAFTKSLNAFSAGLVFGSYEQLSTVEFNNLNSTLALLYCNQGWKPVPSFLSYCVNSLESACNLDFKAGKCEIFVSTNLQCSNNLIIDMPHVSVPFTFVDYNGKAIYIQKPLNISFPKTIYICKYTKECLCKICICINGFRQPIENGYIIYPKCYFNTINISAFYNTYYFVKILYPNGTLCAWILQGSKICLPRIIQLCDLARYLLLPEQNTTIIITEPQVISPKYELQYLVNINYVNNGTKIEEWVNNGTIIQIPKVIYINSTTRYYLNSTTNKIVVLKPMNISLKYELQYLVTKYLLNGTKIEEWVNNGTIIQIPKVIYINSTTRYYLNSTTNLFIIDSPIIIKPMYILQYYVKIILPNETIEKWVKDGCVITFPQYIYISNCERYVLNSTQFIIIHSPTLVKPVYIKQYLVKINGVSYWYNEGTKLLIKIVTTPFFIVKWVGSIKVTNGEIITINGPLDLKAEILINPLFEYLGIAGIITIIALAITNVIRHKSK
- a CDS encoding zinc ribbon domain-containing protein, which codes for MVKYCPRCGTQVPDDARFCPKCGFDFSTLQQPSQQPTQPQIQPLIDTATRVSRYIPTLTKYGKLLVILAIIFEGLTTILFTVDALTSSAKYSGSATTIAIDSLLMISAIFYLIAPIFSFPVKGLEVKKLTIILGIFAFLLLAISYILIAKETSSSSIVVRGLTIYGVPLCDNITAGIIILIGVIFIILSIFMDLGQLVNSIIQVVGIILIYAYTYYNNFNFESFLWGVAVSIVIIFNLIPYFYKGEYAKMIVSIGYSIGILIFTIGTLITGISQVSAGAPSSYSSALLHAMYGTYLTAGVLGILAGALGILDSIFMLIYAITMKSSPPM